GTGAATATTGAAAGGGAGAAAAGGgaacaaagagaaaaataaatgttTTATTATATAAGAAGTGGCAGTTGGTGGGCTCAGACCATGATTGATCAAGTGCACCACTTTCCCCCCATTTCCttctgtttgcagattccatgTTAATTTATTCTCCATTTTTATTAACTTGTCCCTAATGTCATCTATTACTAGCTTCTTCATCTAAAAGGACAGATTTTTTTTGGGTAGAAAATACTCAAGAATTTAACAAGGATCATTAATTCCCGGATGCATTTGGGgattttgtttatatatatatattatctaATTGTATAGTATCAATTTTTACTCTCATGTAACAACAAATGGTTGGTTCAAATATTACATGCTTAATTCTCTTTAAATAAGATTTTGGATTTAAATTTTGTTTATGGAAAAAACACTTGTTGGGAGAGTTAATCTCACCAGAATGTGAATGTTCGTGACTCGAACTAAGTCATATGAATGCATATGGTATTTCACCAATACTGGTCAATTGAGTGTAATGCTCTAATTCTAAAATACCTCATATGATTTTTGTGGCCCTTgcgtttttattttttaaaaaattgatggATGGTAGAACTTGTCTTATTTTCAAGTTTCTTTCGCCACATAACATGGAAAGATTCCCTTATGAAAATCATAATGAATAATTAACATATTTATGAGACTAAAACCATCATGTGCAAGGTAATGGTTCTAATCTtaaatcatttttaaattttccctctttctccctTTCTCCCCCAAGTGTCTTTCTTCCTTACCTTCTCTTTCTAATCTTTAAAACCCATTCCCATTCACATGGCtttggtttaattttgatgatAAGATAATCACAAGTACATCAATGTTTTCTGGTGGATCCTAAATTAACCTTAAGTTATAGTTGACCCACTAACTCATCATTTCTGAATCTTTGTCATACTTAGAAGTTACCCTTCTATTCAGATTAAAAATACACTTCCACGCTCATGGTAAATGGTAATAGAATAAAAGATGCTTAAAGTGGCTTAACAAAAGATTTTATTCAATATGCTGGAAAAGATGCTTTACACAATGTTCATTGTCTGAAAACAGAATCATAAAGCTGAAAGGAAGTTATAAAGTTCCCTTAACAATGTATTACTGTAGCAGTGTGGTAAGTGGTAACATACTTTTTTGTAATTTCTTTCACAGTTTCTGGTTGAATCTCAATTATAGACTGCTGAATTAATGTTTAGTTGTGAACATTGAGATCTAAATTTTGGATGATTTAATTGGAAAAGAAACTCAGAGATGGAGTCAGTTTATGTATACATTTATTACCTACTGCCCTTGTGGATCATTCATCTGATCTACTCTCTATGCAGAAGATTTTATATTCTCTTATTCCCTTCCTCACTACCTAGTAAGCAAGAATGTGAATACCATAAAATGGAATTCAAAACAGACAAATAGGAGataaacttttttaaaaaataaaataaaagtaactGCACTATCCTCCTGAAATTGACATGGATAACTGAAACAAGAAAAAGTAGAAATTAAACCAGCATTGAGTCCCATTATTCTCTCCCATGTTTCATGTTGGATAAACTTCAAATAAGTCCAAAGCTTCATCTGTCATTACTTGCACACTACTAGCTGCTTTCAAATACCAGCTCATAAACCTGACTAGTTCTTAAAATTGACCAAAACTAATCAACTAGTTTATTTATTGGTCATTTTCATATCATATCAGGAATCACATACATTTGTGGTTCTTCTTTCAAACACTTTCTCACAAACTAGGCAGATCATGTCCATCCCCATAATCTTCTCCCTCAGTTTCAATAGAGTGTGTCAATGATGGACGACTAAGCTATTAACCAAGCAGAATGGAGAAGAACATGATGCCAATGAAAACCcattttttcatcttcttcttctgttaCATTGGTTGTTTCTCTTACAGTTTTGCTGCTGCAAATGATGAATTATCAGCTTTGCTTTCAATAAAAGCAGGCCTTGTTGATCCATTGAACACACTGCAAGATTGGAAATTGGTCGACAAAGCACTAGGAAATGATGCAGCTCATTGTAACTGGAATGGAGTCACATGCAACTCAGCTGGAGCAGTAGAGAAGCTTGATCTCTCCCACAAGAATCTAAGCGGCAGAGTATCCGATGATTTAACAAGACTTAAAAGTCTTACTTCTCTCAACTTGTGTTGCAATGCTTTCTCATCAACATTGCCAAAATCCATAGCCAATCTCACCACACTGAACAGTCTTGATGTGAGCCAGAATTCCTTCATTGGTGACTTTCCATTAGGCCTCGGAAGGGCGTGGAGACTTACAACCTTTAACGCATCCAGCAATGAGTTCACGGGTCCTCTTCCGGAGGACCTGGGAAATGCTTCTTCCTTAGAGATGCTGGATCTCAGAGGTAGCTTCTTCCAAGGGTCAGTTCCAAAATCATTCAGTAACTTGCACAAGTTGAAGTTCCTTGGTCTATCTGGGAATAATCTCACTGGGAAAATTCCTGGAGAGCTGGGACAACTTTCATCACTGGAGTATATGATCCTTGGATATAATGAATTTGAAGGTGGGATTCCAGAAGATTTTGGAAATCTCACCAGTCTTAAGTATGTTGATTTAGCAGTATCCAATCTTGGTGGTGAGGTTCCAGCTGCATTAGGAAAGCTCAAGTTATTGGATACATTTTTCTTATACAACAACAATTTTGAAGGGAGAATTCCACCAGCAATTGGCAACATGACTTCTTTGCAGTTTCTGGATCTTTCTGATAACATGTTGTCAGGAAAAATTCCAGCTGAAATAAGTCAGTTGAAGAATTTAAAGCTTCTTAACTTCATGGGAAACAAGCTATCTGGTTTCGTTCCTTCTGGCCTTGAGGACTTGCCTCAATTGGAGGTGCTTGAGCTATGGAATAATTCCTTGTCTGGGCCGCTTCCTAGTAACCTTGGCAAGAATTCACCATTGCAATGGTTGGATTTATCATCCAATTCATTCTCTGGAGAGATTCCAGAGAATCTTTGCAGCATAGGTAATCTCACCAAGCTTATACTTTTCAACAATGCCTTCTCTGGTTCAATTCCTTCAAACCTTTCAATGTGTCCTTCACTAGTTCGAGTCCGAATGCAGAACAATTTTCTTTCTGGGACAGTTCCTGTGGGTTTTGGCAAGCTTGGGAAGCTTCAAAGGTTAGAATTGGCTAACAATAGTCTCTCTGGTGGAATTCCAGATGACCTTGCTTTTTCCACAACCCTTTCTTTCATTGATCTCTCAAGAAACAAGCTCCACTCTTCTCTTCCTTCCACCATTTTTTCCATTCCAAACCTGCAAGCTTTCATGGTCTCCAATAACAACTTGGAAGGTGAAATCCCAGACCAGTTTCAGGACTGTCCCTCACTCACTGTTCTTGATCTCTCCTCAAATCATTTATCCGGAAACATTCCGGCAAGCATCGCTTCATGTGAGAAATTGGTGAATTTGAACCTACAAAATAACCGATTAGTTGGAGAAATCCCAAATGCATTAGCTAACATGCCTTCATTAGCCATGCTTGATCTTTCCAACAATTCTCTTACCGGTCATATACCTGAAAGCTTTGGTGTTTCTCCAGCTCTGGAGACACTCAATATTTCATACAACAAGCTCGAAGGTTCTGTCCCGATAAACGGTATGCTAAGAACGATAAGCCCGAATAATCTTGTCGGAAATGCAGGCTTATGTGGTGGTGTACTCCTTCCATGTGATCAGAACTCTGCATACTCATCAAGGCATGGAAGCTTACATGCAAAGCACATTATTACAGGATGGATCATTGGAATATCATCAATCCTAGCCCTCGGAATCACAATTTTGGTAGCAAGATCTTTATACACAAGATGGTACAATGATGGATTTTGCTTCAATGAAAGATTTTACAAGGGTAGTAGCAAAGGGTGGCCCTGGAGATTGATGGCATTTCAGAGGCTTGGTTTTACAAGCACTGACATTCTAGCTTGCATTAAAGAAACCAATGTGATTGGCATGGGAGGTACCGGGGTTGTTTACAAGGCTGAGGTACCGCATTCAAGTACAGTTGTGGCGGTGAAAAAACTGTGGAGATCAGGAACAGATGTTGAAGCAGGAAGCAGTGATGACCTTGTGGGAGAGGTGAACGTTTTAGGGAGGCTAAGGCATAGGAACATTGTTAGACTGTTAGGATTTCTTTATAATGACGCTGATCTGATGATAGTTTATGAATTCATGCACAATGGAAACCTCGGAGACGCCTTACATGGTAGACAGGCAACAAGATTGCTTGTAGACTGGGTTTCGCGGTATAACATAGCTCTAGGAGTGGCACAAGGACTTGCTTATCTTCATCATGATTGTCATCCACCCGTTATCCATAGAGATATCAAGTCAAACAATATATTGCTCGATGCAGATCTTGAGGCAAGGATAGCAGATTTTGGCTTAGCCAAGATGATCATCAGGAAGAATGAAACAGTCTCCATGGTTGCTGGATCCTATGGCTACATTGCCCCTGGTGAGTAACTAGTTCAAAAATCTTACTTTATGCTACTTTTGCTTACAGACCATTTAAGAGAAAGAAGGACAATTAAATATGAAGAATATAACTTCTAATTAGggtattataaatttataatagaCAGATAACATATAGAATGTTTGGATCCGCTTATTTtctctcagaatcaattttagaaaacatGTTAATGGAAAGATGTTTGCTCTTTGTTATATGTACTAGATTAATATTCATACTAGTTGACATTTCAATGATTTATTCTTTGGCAGAATATGGATATGCCTTGAAGGTGGATGAAAAGATTGATGTTTACAGTTATGGAGTAGTTTTGTTGGAGCTTCTCACCGGAAAACGGCCTTTAGATCCGGAGTTTGGAGAGTCTGTAGACATAGTAGAGTGGATTAGAAGGAAGATTAGACACAACAAATCTCTAGAAGAAGCATTAGACCCCAGTGTAGGAAACAGCAACTATGTTCTAGATGAGATGGTTTTAGTTCTAAGAATAGCAATTCTCTGCACTGCTAAGTTCCCCAAGGACAGACCAACCATGAGGGATGTCATAATGATGCTTGAAGAGGCAAAGCCTAGGAGAAAGAGCAGTAGCAACAATGAAACAGTAGCAGCTAACAATAACCAGATGTCAGTTTTTAGCACATCGCCGGTTAATGGCCTTCTGTAAATCGccagtgcatgtttggaaatccttcaaCAGTTGATTCTATAGCTGGAATCAATTCTAGGAGAAGCTTCTGTGAGAAGCTTTTGGttttcataattgattctgagaagaGAGAatttgatccaaacatgctattagagCTGTAATTTTGAAACACCAGTGCATATTTGTCTTTAATATGTTAATGCTTGTATCAAAAAATGATATTCATTTTTTGCAAATAAATTTTCTATGTATTCTTCTGATTTTGGTACAGAACCATAAATTTCTATATAAACCAAGATGAAGCAATTGTACCTATTAATAATGATTCTAGACGTAGTAATGAAGTAATCAAAAGTAGATTGGTCCCAGTTTTGTTCTTAAAAAAAACATCTGAGAAACTTCCTTTTCAAAGTTCTATTAATCAGTCTATTAAACAAAGGCACGGTTCTCCAGTTCAGTTATTCATTATCACAATCCCAAGAAAGCCAAGAGTAATTTATTCATATGCATGAAGCTCTAGGCTCTTAATAGTGCTAAACTAATAGCTATAAATGAATTAAAATAGAACTGCATTGCCTGTTAGTCGAAATCttatttacataaaaaatgGGCGCCACTGCAATTCCAGGCAACCATTCTTCCTAAAATCCCACAACATTGCTTGTGCTTGTAGACTTGATGTTCttgacaaaaaaatattgatgtAGAAGAAAccttaatatatattttaactatgttaaaagaaaaataaaatagacaGCTCGTGAACCTATGGACAATGTCCTTTAATAAGAAAATCCATTGATGCCAGAGCAAACTGTTGATAGCATGCATTTTAAGACAAAAAATGAACGTAACTCTTTTCATGAATTTAGATAAATGTTCGTTCACCTTGCACTTAACTGGTATCTGAAGTGACACTAAGTCCTTAATAGTTCTTGTCCATGTTCGTGTTTATTGCCAATCCATCATGCCAGTCCAATATACCAATATCTCAAGTGCTAACCAGAGGGTGGTATGCCGTATGTGTGTGCATCCTTACTATTCGTCTCACATACTATTTTCAAGAGTTTTGGCAAACTTAAGAGTAAGACACTGATTCTA
This is a stretch of genomic DNA from Lotus japonicus ecotype B-129 chromosome 1, LjGifu_v1.2. It encodes these proteins:
- the LOC130730487 gene encoding MDIS1-interacting receptor like kinase 1-like, which codes for MEKNMMPMKTHFFIFFFCYIGCFSYSFAAANDELSALLSIKAGLVDPLNTLQDWKLVDKALGNDAAHCNWNGVTCNSAGAVEKLDLSHKNLSGRVSDDLTRLKSLTSLNLCCNAFSSTLPKSIANLTTLNSLDVSQNSFIGDFPLGLGRAWRLTTFNASSNEFTGPLPEDLGNASSLEMLDLRGSFFQGSVPKSFSNLHKLKFLGLSGNNLTGKIPGELGQLSSLEYMILGYNEFEGGIPEDFGNLTSLKYVDLAVSNLGGEVPAALGKLKLLDTFFLYNNNFEGRIPPAIGNMTSLQFLDLSDNMLSGKIPAEISQLKNLKLLNFMGNKLSGFVPSGLEDLPQLEVLELWNNSLSGPLPSNLGKNSPLQWLDLSSNSFSGEIPENLCSIGNLTKLILFNNAFSGSIPSNLSMCPSLVRVRMQNNFLSGTVPVGFGKLGKLQRLELANNSLSGGIPDDLAFSTTLSFIDLSRNKLHSSLPSTIFSIPNLQAFMVSNNNLEGEIPDQFQDCPSLTVLDLSSNHLSGNIPASIASCEKLVNLNLQNNRLVGEIPNALANMPSLAMLDLSNNSLTGHIPESFGVSPALETLNISYNKLEGSVPINGMLRTISPNNLVGNAGLCGGVLLPCDQNSAYSSRHGSLHAKHIITGWIIGISSILALGITILVARSLYTRWYNDGFCFNERFYKGSSKGWPWRLMAFQRLGFTSTDILACIKETNVIGMGGTGVVYKAEVPHSSTVVAVKKLWRSGTDVEAGSSDDLVGEVNVLGRLRHRNIVRLLGFLYNDADLMIVYEFMHNGNLGDALHGRQATRLLVDWVSRYNIALGVAQGLAYLHHDCHPPVIHRDIKSNNILLDADLEARIADFGLAKMIIRKNETVSMVAGSYGYIAPEYGYALKVDEKIDVYSYGVVLLELLTGKRPLDPEFGESVDIVEWIRRKIRHNKSLEEALDPSVGNSNYVLDEMVLVLRIAILCTAKFPKDRPTMRDVIMMLEEAKPRRKSSSNNETVAANNNQMSVFSTSPVNGLL